A genomic window from Pseudomonas argentinensis includes:
- a CDS encoding DctP family TRAP transporter solute-binding subunit → MSRLLCRSLSCALLSTAMAFGAAVQAEEIVIKFAHVASDQTPKGQGARMLQKLVKERLAGKARVEVYPNSSLFGDGKEMEALLLGDVQLLAPAPVKLEKYQPRVQIFDLMFLFDNAAASQRFEQSPKGQELLHSLENNGILGLAYWLNGMRQFTANKPLHLPSDARGMKFRVQPSDLQAAQISALRAVPRKMAFAEIYQGLQTGVINASDNPWSNIYSQRHYEVQQYMIESNHAVGNYMLITNAKFWNGLPDDIRGELKGIIDEVTREVNKQALALNERDKQQILADGKRELIVLTDAERQQWREVMRPVWKEYEGKIGSDLIEAAQAANAAAQ, encoded by the coding sequence ATGTCCCGCTTGCTCTGCCGCAGCCTGTCCTGCGCGCTGCTGTCCACCGCCATGGCCTTCGGCGCAGCCGTTCAGGCCGAGGAAATCGTCATCAAGTTCGCCCATGTCGCGTCCGACCAGACACCCAAGGGGCAGGGCGCGCGCATGCTGCAGAAACTGGTCAAGGAGCGCCTGGCCGGCAAGGCGCGGGTGGAGGTGTACCCGAACTCCTCGCTGTTCGGCGATGGCAAGGAGATGGAGGCGCTGCTGCTCGGTGACGTGCAGCTGTTGGCCCCCGCCCCGGTGAAGCTGGAGAAGTACCAGCCGCGGGTGCAGATCTTCGACCTGATGTTCCTGTTCGACAATGCCGCCGCGTCCCAGCGTTTCGAGCAATCGCCCAAGGGCCAGGAGCTGCTGCACAGCCTTGAGAACAACGGCATTCTCGGCCTGGCCTACTGGCTCAACGGCATGCGCCAGTTCACTGCCAACAAGCCATTGCACCTGCCGAGCGACGCCCGCGGGATGAAATTCCGCGTGCAGCCGTCTGACCTGCAGGCTGCGCAAATCAGCGCGCTGCGTGCGGTGCCGCGCAAGATGGCCTTCGCCGAGATCTACCAGGGTCTGCAGACCGGGGTCATCAACGCTTCCGACAATCCCTGGTCGAACATCTACAGCCAGCGCCACTATGAAGTGCAGCAGTACATGATCGAATCCAACCACGCGGTCGGCAATTATATGCTGATCACCAATGCGAAGTTCTGGAACGGTTTGCCAGACGATATTCGTGGTGAGCTCAAAGGCATCATCGATGAAGTCACCCGCGAGGTGAACAAGCAGGCGCTGGCGCTGAACGAGCGGGACAAGCAGCAGATCCTTGCCGATGGCAAGCGTGAGCTGATCGTGCTCACCGATGCAGAACGCCAGCAATGGCGTGAGGTGATGCGCCCGGTGTGGAAGGAATACGAAGGCAAGATCGGCAGCGACCTGATCGAGGCGGCCCAGGCGGCCAACGCTGCCGCCCAGTAA
- a CDS encoding CaiB/BaiF CoA transferase family protein: MPANTTVAPMALAGLKVIEMGQLIAGPFASKLLGEFGAEVIKIEPPGVGDPLRKWRKIKDGTSLWWHVQSRNKRSLTLDLKQAEAQDIVRKLIAEADILVENFRPGTLEGWGLGYEALKAINPRLIMLRISGYGQTGPYRDLPGFGVIGEAMGGLRHLSGYPGQAPVRVGVSIGDSLSSLYGVIGVLLALQERARSGEGQEIDVALYESVFAMMESLVPEYDAFGYVRQPAGSALPGITPSNSYPCNDGRYVLIAGNGDSIYKRLMSLIGRDDLGNDPRLAQNDGRSQHAELIDTAIGEWTAQRGRDEVIEALEGARVPAGYPYTAADIVQDPHYLARQMIEQVQTSVGPLKVPGVLPKLSRTPGRIGAGGPQLGEHNDDILAGLGLSAEQVAGLRERGII; encoded by the coding sequence ATGCCTGCCAACACAACCGTTGCACCCATGGCCCTGGCCGGCCTCAAGGTCATCGAAATGGGCCAGCTGATCGCCGGGCCGTTCGCCAGCAAGCTGCTCGGCGAATTCGGCGCCGAGGTGATCAAGATCGAGCCGCCGGGCGTCGGCGACCCGCTGCGCAAGTGGCGCAAGATCAAGGACGGCACCTCTCTCTGGTGGCACGTGCAGTCGCGCAACAAGCGCTCGCTGACCCTCGACCTGAAGCAGGCCGAAGCCCAGGACATCGTGCGTAAGCTGATAGCCGAGGCCGACATCCTGGTGGAGAACTTCCGTCCGGGCACACTGGAAGGCTGGGGCCTGGGCTACGAGGCACTGAAGGCGATCAACCCGCGACTGATCATGCTGCGCATTTCCGGCTACGGGCAGACCGGCCCCTACCGCGACCTCCCCGGTTTCGGGGTGATCGGCGAAGCCATGGGCGGCCTGCGCCACCTCTCCGGCTACCCCGGCCAGGCGCCGGTACGGGTCGGGGTGAGCATCGGCGATTCGCTGTCCTCGCTGTACGGGGTGATTGGCGTGCTGCTGGCCCTGCAGGAGCGAGCGCGTAGCGGCGAAGGCCAGGAGATCGACGTGGCCCTGTACGAGTCGGTGTTCGCCATGATGGAAAGCCTGGTGCCCGAATACGACGCCTTCGGCTACGTCCGCCAGCCGGCCGGCAGCGCCCTGCCCGGCATCACCCCGTCCAACTCCTACCCCTGCAACGACGGCCGCTACGTACTGATCGCCGGCAATGGCGACAGCATCTACAAGCGCCTGATGAGCCTGATCGGCCGCGACGACCTGGGCAACGACCCGCGCCTGGCGCAGAACGACGGGCGTAGCCAGCACGCCGAACTGATCGATACCGCCATCGGCGAATGGACGGCCCAGCGCGGCCGCGACGAGGTGATCGAAGCGCTCGAGGGCGCCCGGGTGCCGGCCGGCTATCCCTACACCGCCGCCGATATTGTGCAGGACCCCCATTACCTGGCGCGGCAGATGATCGAGCAGGTGCAGACCAGCGTCGGCCCGCTCAAGGTGCCGGGCGTGCTGCCCAAACTCAGCCGCACACCGGGGCGCATCGGCGCTGGCGGCCCGCAGTTAGGCGAGCACAACGACGACATCCTCGCTGGGCTTGGCCTCAGCGCCGAGCAAGTCGCTGGCCTGCGCGAACGGGGGATCATCTAA
- a CDS encoding efflux RND transporter periplasmic adaptor subunit, translated as MTDSQANAANPNSGKRKRLLIGLGIIVVLCSAAIFAYHELYGRFYEETDDAYVGGNLVQITPQITGTVTRIAVDDGDYVEAGQPLVWLDPADTQVAQQSAEANLARTVRQVRGLYSNVDSYKAQVASRKIDVQRAKADYQRRVTLASKGAISREELAHAQDTLNSAQSALTSAQQQLDTNQALVDDTVIASHPDVKSAAAQLRQAFLNNARSTLVAPVSGYVARRSVQVGSRIQPGAALMAVVPLHEVWIDANFKETQLREMRIGQPVTVEADLYGDDVTYQGHVESLGVGTGSAFSLLPAQNASGNWIKIVQRLPVRIRLDDEALDKHPLRIGLSTTVAVDLHDQSGAQLTTQMPEQARFSTAVYDAPLGEADALIERIIHANGPQNASAAQAKQG; from the coding sequence ATGACCGACTCTCAAGCCAACGCCGCCAACCCGAACTCGGGCAAGCGCAAACGCCTGCTGATTGGCCTCGGCATCATCGTCGTGCTGTGCAGCGCGGCCATCTTCGCCTACCACGAGCTGTACGGGCGCTTCTATGAAGAGACCGACGACGCCTACGTGGGCGGCAACCTGGTGCAGATCACCCCGCAGATCACCGGCACCGTCACCCGTATCGCCGTGGACGACGGCGACTATGTCGAGGCCGGCCAGCCCCTGGTATGGCTTGACCCGGCCGACACCCAGGTGGCCCAGCAGAGCGCCGAGGCCAACCTGGCGCGTACGGTGCGCCAGGTGCGCGGGCTGTACAGCAACGTCGACAGCTACAAGGCCCAGGTGGCCTCGCGCAAGATCGACGTGCAACGCGCCAAGGCCGACTACCAGCGCCGCGTGACCCTGGCGAGCAAGGGTGCGATTTCCCGCGAGGAGCTGGCCCACGCCCAGGACACCCTGAACAGCGCGCAGAGCGCCTTGACTTCCGCCCAGCAGCAACTGGATACCAATCAGGCGCTGGTCGACGACACCGTGATCGCTTCCCACCCGGACGTGAAGAGCGCCGCCGCGCAGCTGCGCCAGGCCTTTCTCAACAATGCCCGCAGCACCCTGGTGGCGCCGGTCAGCGGTTACGTGGCGCGTCGCTCGGTACAGGTCGGTAGCCGCATCCAGCCCGGCGCGGCGCTGATGGCGGTGGTGCCGCTGCACGAGGTGTGGATCGACGCCAACTTCAAGGAAACCCAGCTGCGCGAGATGCGCATCGGCCAGCCGGTGACCGTCGAGGCCGATCTGTACGGCGATGACGTGACCTACCAGGGCCACGTGGAAAGCCTCGGCGTGGGCACCGGCAGTGCCTTCTCGCTGCTGCCAGCGCAGAACGCCAGCGGCAACTGGATCAAGATCGTGCAGCGCCTGCCGGTGCGTATCCGCCTGGACGACGAGGCGCTGGACAAGCACCCGCTGCGCATCGGCCTGTCCACCACGGTGGCCGTCGACCTCCATGACCAGAGTGGCGCCCAGCTCACCACCCAGATGCCCGAGCAGGCGCGCTTCAGCACCGCCGTTTACGACGCACCGCTGGGCGAGGCCGACGCGCTGATCGAGCGGATCATCCACGCCAATGGCCCGCAGAACGCCAGTGCCGCCCAGGCGAAGCAGGGCTGA
- a CDS encoding efflux transporter outer membrane subunit, whose protein sequence is MNTMPLRTPLSLIFSALLLAACASQDGLHTRGHTLDAASLQGQTFTGNLSPAAWPASDWWNRLGDTQLDALIEEALRSNPDLQVADARARQANAAVLAADAQRQPNLDANANVTRSRSARVDDPSGQGGRYGTLRSLSLEGGYHFDLWGGDRAAWEAALGRARASEVDRQGARLTLAAEVTRAYNDLGLAYATQDLAEQDLKRSRDMLDLARSRVDAGLDSEYQLQQTQSLEAAAEASLTAATQQVDSARIRLAAMLGQGPDRGATLPRPQLIAPTAVSLPANVPAELLGRRPDLVAARWRVEAATRDIDASKADFYPNLNLSVAAGSKSLLGDAMFGGASRFFSVGPALSLPIFDGGARRAALAGRNADYDVAVAQYNQTLVGALGDIADGISRIRSLEQQIAQQQRARDIARSSYDIAMQRYADGIGNYLDALSVEQQLLQSERQLASLRAERIDASVLLMQALGGGFEAPVQSSTSAR, encoded by the coding sequence ATGAACACCATGCCGTTGCGTACCCCCCTGTCGCTGATTTTCAGCGCCCTGTTGCTGGCCGCCTGTGCCTCCCAGGACGGCCTGCACACCAGAGGCCACACCCTCGACGCCGCCAGCCTGCAAGGGCAGACCTTCACCGGCAACCTGTCGCCGGCCGCCTGGCCGGCCAGCGACTGGTGGAACCGCCTGGGCGACACGCAGCTCGATGCGCTGATCGAAGAAGCCCTGCGCAGCAACCCGGATCTGCAGGTCGCCGATGCCCGCGCCCGCCAGGCCAATGCCGCGGTGCTGGCTGCCGATGCGCAGCGCCAGCCGAACCTGGATGCCAATGCCAATGTCACCCGCTCACGCTCCGCCCGGGTCGATGATCCCAGCGGGCAGGGCGGCCGTTACGGCACCCTGCGCAGCCTGTCACTGGAAGGTGGCTACCACTTCGACCTGTGGGGCGGCGATCGTGCTGCCTGGGAAGCAGCCCTGGGCCGCGCCCGCGCCAGTGAGGTGGATCGCCAGGGCGCGCGCCTGACCCTGGCCGCCGAGGTCACCCGCGCCTACAACGACCTCGGCCTGGCCTACGCTACCCAGGATCTTGCCGAGCAGGACCTCAAGCGCAGCCGCGACATGCTCGACCTGGCCCGCAGCCGGGTCGATGCCGGCCTCGACAGCGAATACCAGCTGCAACAGACCCAGAGCCTGGAAGCCGCCGCCGAAGCCAGCCTGACCGCCGCCACCCAGCAGGTGGACAGCGCACGCATTCGCCTGGCGGCGATGCTCGGCCAGGGGCCGGACCGTGGCGCCACGCTGCCCAGGCCGCAACTGATCGCCCCCACGGCGGTGAGTTTGCCGGCCAACGTGCCGGCCGAACTGCTCGGTCGCCGCCCCGACCTGGTTGCCGCGCGCTGGCGCGTCGAGGCCGCCACCCGCGACATCGACGCCAGCAAGGCGGACTTCTATCCCAACCTCAACCTGAGCGTGGCAGCCGGCAGCAAGTCGCTGCTCGGTGATGCCATGTTCGGCGGTGCCAGCCGCTTCTTCAGCGTTGGCCCGGCCCTGAGCCTGCCGATCTTCGACGGCGGCGCCCGCCGCGCTGCACTGGCTGGGCGCAACGCCGATTACGACGTGGCCGTGGCCCAGTACAACCAGACCCTGGTCGGCGCCTTGGGTGATATCGCTGACGGCATCAGCCGCATTCGCTCCCTGGAGCAGCAGATCGCGCAGCAGCAGCGGGCCCGCGACATCGCCCGCAGCTCCTACGACATTGCCATGCAGCGCTATGCCGACGGCATCGGCAACTATCTCGATGCGCTAAGCGTCGAGCAGCAACTGCTGCAGAGCGAACGCCAACTGGCCAGCCTGCGTGCCGAGCGTATCGACGCCTCGGTGTTGCTGATGCAAGCCCTGGGTGGCGGCTTCGAAGCGCCCGTCCAATCATCCACTTCCGCACGCTGA
- a CDS encoding hydroxymethylglutaryl-CoA lyase: MNKRLYIQDVATRDGFQIEAAFVPTEAKVALIDRLSRTGLAKIEVTSFTSPKAIPNLRDAEDVMRGIQRVPGVEYTVLVPNVRGCERALSCAVDEINLVMSASDTHGLANLRMTPEQSLAQFREIIEVTRGSGVFINASLSTTFGCPFEGEVAQTRVHELTERLLDLGVQGVTLCDTTGMADPSQVERICRESLRRWPEAVFTAHFHNTRGMGLANALAALNAGIDRFDASLGGLGGCPYAPGASGNICTEDLVHMFQRMGLQTGVNLDALLAAAATLPELIGHEVPGAILKAGKSDRRYPKPKWMNEAGA, encoded by the coding sequence ATGAACAAACGCCTCTATATCCAGGACGTCGCCACCCGCGACGGCTTCCAGATCGAAGCGGCCTTCGTGCCCACCGAAGCCAAGGTCGCGCTGATCGACAGGCTGTCCCGCACCGGACTGGCCAAGATCGAAGTCACCTCCTTCACCTCGCCCAAGGCCATTCCCAACCTGCGTGATGCCGAAGACGTGATGCGCGGCATCCAGCGCGTGCCGGGCGTGGAATACACCGTGCTGGTGCCCAACGTGCGCGGCTGCGAGCGGGCGTTGTCGTGCGCGGTGGACGAGATCAACCTGGTGATGTCGGCCAGCGACACCCACGGCCTGGCCAACCTGCGCATGACGCCGGAGCAGTCGCTCGCGCAGTTTCGCGAGATCATCGAGGTCACCCGTGGCAGCGGTGTATTCATCAATGCATCGCTGTCGACCACCTTCGGCTGCCCGTTCGAGGGCGAGGTGGCGCAAACCCGCGTCCATGAGCTGACGGAGCGCCTGCTCGACCTCGGCGTGCAGGGCGTGACCCTGTGCGACACCACCGGCATGGCCGATCCCAGCCAGGTCGAGCGTATCTGCCGCGAGTCGCTGCGGCGCTGGCCCGAGGCAGTGTTCACCGCGCACTTTCACAACACCCGTGGCATGGGCCTGGCCAATGCCCTGGCGGCGCTGAACGCCGGCATCGACCGCTTCGACGCCTCCCTCGGCGGCCTGGGCGGCTGCCCTTACGCACCGGGCGCAAGCGGCAATATCTGCACCGAGGACCTGGTGCACATGTTCCAGCGCATGGGGCTGCAGACGGGGGTGAATCTGGATGCGCTGCTGGCTGCCGCGGCCACCCTGCCCGAGCTGATCGGCCACGAGGTGCCCGGCGCGATCCTCAAGGCCGGCAAGTCGGACCGTCGTTACCCGAAACCGAAATGGATGAACGAAGCAGGCGCCTGA
- a CDS encoding TRAP transporter small permease, with protein MQALQRLWSRLEEVAIAFLLAAMTLVTFSYVVFNNIYGVFYSLGDSLPFANDAMFAIGDSILYVAQEMTWSVALTKAMFGWLIFVGLAWGVRIGAHIGVDLLVRQFSPANQRLMAILALLICLGYCALMTYSSEQWVAVLYSVGTGAEDLDRFGVRQWHIVMIVPIGFALMFVRFLEIFIRVLQGKQQGLGLHSEVDDAVKLAENDKAETRA; from the coding sequence ATGCAAGCTTTGCAGCGCCTGTGGAGTCGCCTCGAAGAAGTCGCCATCGCCTTTCTTCTCGCCGCGATGACCCTGGTCACTTTTTCGTACGTGGTATTCAACAACATCTACGGCGTGTTTTATTCGCTGGGAGATTCGCTGCCTTTCGCCAACGATGCGATGTTCGCCATCGGCGACAGCATCCTCTACGTGGCCCAGGAAATGACCTGGAGCGTGGCGCTGACCAAGGCCATGTTCGGCTGGCTGATTTTCGTCGGCCTGGCCTGGGGGGTTCGCATCGGCGCGCACATCGGCGTCGACCTGCTGGTGCGCCAGTTCAGCCCCGCCAATCAGCGCCTGATGGCCATCCTGGCACTGCTCATCTGCCTGGGCTACTGCGCGCTGATGACCTATTCCAGCGAGCAGTGGGTTGCCGTGCTGTACAGCGTCGGCACCGGCGCCGAGGATCTGGATCGCTTCGGTGTTCGTCAGTGGCACATCGTGATGATCGTGCCGATCGGGTTCGCCCTGATGTTCGTACGTTTCCTGGAAATCTTCATTCGCGTGCTGCAAGGCAAGCAACAAGGCCTGGGCTTGCACAGCGAAGTGGACGATGCCGTGAAGCTGGCTGAAAACGACAAGGCGGAGACACGCGCATGA
- a CDS encoding DHA2 family efflux MFS transporter permease subunit: MSDANFRPASMLLATIGISLATFMQVLDTTIANVALPTISGNLGVSSEQGTWVITSFAVCNAIALPLTGWLARRFGEVKLFLAAVVLFVITSFLCGIARSMPELVVFRALQGLVAGPLYPMAQTLLLAIFPSAKRGMALALLAMVTVVAPIIGPIAGGWITDSYSWPWIFFINVPIGILATLVVWTQMRNRPETTVHQPIDYVGLMLLMLGVGVLQVVLDKGNDLDWFESTFIQIGTAISVVALVALVIWELTDQHPIINLRLFMYRNFTFGTLALVLGYSGFFGINLLLPQWLQTQLGYTPIWAGLAAAPIGILPLFLSPLVGKYAHKFDLRLLAGGSFLVIGASCFMRASFNTEVDYRHIAEVQVFMGLGIALFFMPTTSILLSSLPPKDIADGSGLATFLRVLGGSFASSLTTWVWHRREIYHHAQLTEHVTPYDPATHQYLEQLGGASQSAYLQIDQVVESQAYMLSTVDYFTLMGWLFFGLILIIYLAKPPFSAKGAEAGGGH, translated from the coding sequence ATGAGCGACGCCAATTTCCGCCCGGCCAGCATGCTGCTGGCCACCATCGGCATCTCCCTGGCGACCTTCATGCAGGTGCTCGACACCACCATCGCCAACGTCGCCCTGCCGACCATCTCCGGCAACCTGGGCGTCAGCTCGGAGCAGGGCACCTGGGTGATCACCTCGTTCGCCGTGTGCAACGCCATCGCCTTGCCGCTGACCGGCTGGCTGGCGCGGCGCTTCGGCGAGGTGAAGCTGTTTCTCGCCGCGGTGGTGCTGTTCGTGATCACCTCGTTTCTCTGTGGCATCGCCCGTTCGATGCCCGAGCTGGTGGTGTTCCGCGCCCTGCAGGGGCTGGTCGCCGGCCCGCTGTACCCGATGGCGCAGACGCTGTTGCTGGCGATCTTTCCCAGTGCCAAACGGGGCATGGCCCTGGCGCTGCTGGCCATGGTCACCGTGGTGGCGCCGATCATCGGGCCGATTGCCGGCGGCTGGATCACCGACAGCTACAGCTGGCCGTGGATCTTCTTCATCAACGTGCCGATCGGCATCCTCGCCACCCTGGTGGTGTGGACGCAGATGCGCAACCGCCCGGAAACCACCGTGCACCAGCCCATCGACTACGTGGGGCTGATGCTGCTGATGCTGGGCGTCGGCGTGCTGCAGGTGGTGCTCGACAAGGGCAACGACCTGGACTGGTTCGAGTCGACCTTCATCCAGATCGGTACCGCCATCTCGGTGGTCGCACTGGTGGCCCTGGTGATCTGGGAGCTGACCGACCAGCACCCGATCATCAACCTGCGCCTGTTCATGTACCGCAACTTCACCTTCGGCACCCTGGCGCTGGTGCTCGGCTACTCGGGCTTCTTCGGCATCAACCTGCTGCTGCCCCAGTGGCTGCAGACCCAGCTGGGCTATACGCCAATCTGGGCGGGGTTGGCGGCGGCGCCGATCGGCATCCTGCCGCTGTTCCTGTCGCCGCTGGTGGGCAAGTACGCCCACAAGTTCGACCTGCGCCTGCTGGCCGGCGGCTCGTTCCTGGTGATCGGCGCCTCGTGCTTCATGCGCGCCTCGTTCAACACCGAGGTGGACTATCGGCATATCGCCGAGGTGCAGGTATTCATGGGCCTGGGTATCGCGCTGTTCTTCATGCCGACCACCAGCATCCTGCTCTCCAGCCTGCCGCCCAAGGACATCGCCGACGGCTCCGGCTTGGCCACCTTCCTGCGGGTGCTGGGCGGCAGCTTCGCTTCGTCGCTGACCACCTGGGTCTGGCACCGCCGGGAGATCTACCACCACGCCCAGCTCACCGAGCACGTCACGCCCTATGACCCGGCCACCCACCAGTACCTGGAGCAGCTTGGCGGTGCGTCGCAATCGGCCTACCTGCAGATCGACCAGGTGGTGGAAAGCCAGGCCTACATGCTCTCCACGGTGGACTACTTCACCCTGATGGGCTGGCTGTTCTTCGGCCTGATCCTGATCATCTACCTGGCCAAGCCGCCGTTCTCGGCCAAGGGGGCAGAGGCAGGCGGCGGGCATTGA
- a CDS encoding LysR family transcriptional regulator, with product MRVDFTTLKLFVAIADERSLTRAAEREHLALAAVSKRISDLEAHLRTPLLYRQPKGVALTPAGDALLHHARNLLDNIQHMQADLSEFSEGINGHVRIHANTSAVIAFLPEDLAAFSAEHPQIRIDLEERVSSEIIHAVREGLTDIGIFAGHVQADGVQVFPYRHDRLVLVVPSGHPLAARERVTLSETVGYDFIGLQKEASLHSLLSEAAQQAGVHLRVRIQVRSFEAICRMIHTGLGIGVLPEQAVRTYLPSMAVRAVAIEDAWAVRELNICVRHYDNLSLISRQMVDHLAFGNGEGRLGQSRI from the coding sequence ATGCGTGTGGATTTCACCACCCTCAAACTGTTCGTCGCCATCGCCGACGAGCGCAGCCTGACCCGCGCCGCCGAGCGCGAGCATCTGGCGCTGGCGGCGGTTAGCAAGCGCATCAGCGACCTCGAGGCGCACCTGCGCACGCCCTTGCTGTATCGCCAGCCCAAGGGCGTGGCCTTGACGCCGGCCGGTGATGCGCTGCTGCACCATGCGCGCAACCTGCTGGACAACATCCAGCACATGCAGGCCGACCTCAGCGAGTTCAGCGAGGGCATCAACGGCCATGTGCGCATCCACGCCAACACCTCGGCGGTGATCGCCTTTCTGCCCGAGGACCTGGCGGCCTTCAGCGCCGAGCACCCGCAGATTCGCATCGACCTGGAAGAGCGGGTCAGCAGCGAGATCATCCACGCGGTGCGCGAAGGGCTGACCGATATCGGCATCTTCGCCGGTCATGTGCAGGCCGATGGCGTGCAGGTGTTTCCCTACCGTCACGACCGCCTGGTGCTGGTGGTACCCAGCGGGCATCCGCTGGCGGCTCGCGAGCGGGTGACGCTGTCGGAAACCGTTGGCTACGACTTTATCGGCCTGCAGAAGGAGGCCTCGCTGCACAGCCTGCTCAGCGAGGCGGCGCAGCAGGCCGGTGTGCATCTGCGGGTGCGTATCCAGGTTCGCAGTTTCGAGGCCATCTGCCGGATGATCCATACCGGCCTGGGCATCGGCGTACTGCCCGAGCAGGCGGTGCGCACCTATCTGCCGAGCATGGCGGTACGTGCGGTGGCGATCGAGGACGCCTGGGCGGTGCGCGAGCTGAACATCTGCGTGCGCCATTACGACAACCTGTCGCTGATCTCCCGGCAGATGGTCGATCACCTTGCCTTCGGCAACGGCGAAGGCAGGCTTGGCCAATCAAGAATTTAG
- the dctM gene encoding C4-dicarboxylate TRAP transporter large permease protein DctM — protein sequence MTIAFLFVALFVLMFIGIPVAISLGLSGAMTILFFSNDSVRSLAIKLFETSEHYTLLAIPFFLLSGAFMTSGGVARRLIDFANACVGHIKGGLAIAAIMACMLFAALSGSSPATVAAVGSIVIAGMVRSGYKQDFAAGIVCNAGTLGILIPPSIVMVVYATATETSVGKLFMAGVVPGLLLGLVLMVVIYIMARVQNMPSLPRASLKEILVAGRKAGWGLLLIVIILGGIYSGMFTPTEAAAVAAVYAAFVAIFVYKDMTIGECPKVIIEAGKLSVVLMFIIANAMLFAHVLTTEQIPQSITAWVVEQGFSPIEFLIVVNIVLLIAGTFMEPSAIILILAPILFPIAMQLGIDPIHLGIIMVVNMEIGLITPPTGLNLFVTSAVTGMPLTRVVRAVSPWLLVMLGFLLLVTYVPFISLGLPNWLGM from the coding sequence ATGACCATTGCCTTTCTGTTCGTCGCCCTGTTCGTGCTGATGTTCATCGGCATTCCGGTGGCGATTTCCTTGGGCTTGTCCGGGGCCATGACCATCCTGTTCTTCAGTAACGACTCGGTGCGTTCGCTGGCGATCAAGCTGTTCGAGACCAGCGAGCACTACACGCTGCTGGCCATTCCCTTCTTCCTGCTGTCCGGCGCCTTCATGACCAGCGGCGGCGTGGCCCGCCGCCTGATCGATTTCGCCAACGCCTGCGTCGGTCATATCAAGGGCGGCCTGGCCATCGCCGCGATCATGGCGTGCATGCTGTTCGCCGCGCTGAGCGGCTCGTCCCCGGCCACCGTGGCCGCGGTCGGCTCGATCGTCATCGCCGGCATGGTGCGTTCGGGCTACAAGCAGGACTTCGCTGCCGGCATCGTCTGTAACGCCGGCACCCTGGGCATCCTGATTCCGCCGTCGATCGTCATGGTGGTCTACGCCACCGCGACCGAAACCTCGGTGGGCAAGCTGTTCATGGCCGGCGTGGTACCCGGCCTGCTGCTCGGCCTGGTGCTGATGGTGGTGATCTACATCATGGCCCGCGTGCAGAACATGCCGTCGCTGCCGCGCGCTTCGCTCAAGGAGATCCTGGTTGCCGGGCGCAAGGCGGGTTGGGGGCTGCTGCTGATCGTGATCATCCTTGGCGGCATCTACTCGGGCATGTTCACGCCGACCGAAGCCGCAGCGGTGGCCGCGGTATACGCCGCGTTCGTGGCGATCTTCGTCTACAAGGACATGACCATCGGCGAATGCCCGAAGGTGATCATCGAGGCCGGCAAGCTGAGCGTGGTGCTGATGTTCATCATCGCCAACGCCATGCTGTTCGCCCACGTGCTGACCACCGAGCAGATCCCGCAGTCGATCACCGCCTGGGTCGTGGAGCAGGGCTTTTCGCCCATCGAGTTCCTGATCGTGGTGAACATCGTGCTGCTGATCGCCGGTACCTTCATGGAGCCGTCGGCGATCATCCTGATCCTGGCGCCGATCCTCTTTCCGATCGCCATGCAACTGGGCATCGACCCGATCCACCTGGGCATCATCATGGTGGTGAACATGGAAATCGGCCTGATCACGCCGCCGACGGGCCTGAACCTGTTCGTCACCTCGGCGGTCACCGGCATGCCGCTGACCCGCGTGGTACGCGCCGTATCGCCATGGCTGCTGGTGATGCTGGGCTTCCTGCTGCTGGTCACCTATGTGCCGTTCATCTCCCTGGGGCTGCCGAACTGGCTGGGCATGTAA
- a CDS encoding MarR family winged helix-turn-helix transcriptional regulator yields the protein MPHFDRERFSLQHSPGHLIALINQLKDRMLERHLVDHGVTAAQFKVVLLISQSRASTPADLVRLLSLDSGAMTRMLDRLEQKGLLTRERSHEDRRQVRLTLTDAGNALGVRVPQIAADATNELTGCLSRAELDEFQRLLKKMLMAAGALPELPGE from the coding sequence ATGCCGCATTTCGACCGCGAGCGATTCTCGCTGCAGCACTCACCCGGCCATCTGATCGCGCTGATCAATCAGCTCAAGGACCGCATGCTCGAGCGCCATCTGGTGGATCACGGCGTGACGGCCGCGCAGTTCAAGGTGGTGCTGCTGATCAGCCAGAGCCGTGCCAGCACGCCTGCCGACCTGGTGCGCCTGCTCAGCCTAGACAGCGGGGCAATGACCCGCATGCTCGACCGTCTGGAACAGAAGGGCCTGCTCACCCGCGAGCGTAGCCATGAGGACCGCCGCCAGGTGCGCCTCACCCTCACCGACGCGGGCAATGCCCTTGGCGTGCGGGTGCCGCAGATCGCCGCCGACGCCACCAATGAGCTGACCGGCTGCCTGAGCCGCGCCGAACTCGACGAATTCCAACGCCTGTTGAAAAAAATGCTGATGGCCGCCGGCGCCTTGCCAGAGCTGCCAGGAGAATGA